A section of the Carassius carassius chromosome 17, fCarCar2.1, whole genome shotgun sequence genome encodes:
- the trak2 gene encoding trafficking kinesin-binding protein 2 isoform X2, which produces MFEVKPMSVEKKDTAAGTDEGSKVCDGGVSGRGGDSLYLYEGQDWVISPSCSPEEPSIISPVLAEETFRYMILSADRVEQMTKTYNDIDVVTHLLAERDRDLELAARIGQSLLQRNHVLQERNESLEEQLAQALDQVHQLQHELTKKDELLRMVASASEESETDSSCSTPLRHPAPAGTALALSQLDALQSKLQELEEENLSLRSEACHLKKETSTYEEKEQQLVNDCVKELRESNSQMVSLTDELSQKNEDLMRHQEEIAQLLSQIVELQQRVKELALEKEELRIHLQASKEAQRQLTAELKELSDRNAECVGMLHESQEEVKELRSKSTPPAGLRRHPSFGLYPMDSLAAEIEGSMRRELSVEEEIAFEDQRSTHKRVFQTVRSINQSVMRAAAAVPPIPGSAHSGVVMTPVPYQSHTPNVEERAGDMDTTKENSRLGQPGSPGGNDLTSALNRLSLRRQNFLCERQFFQAERERKLQELVAAESEKGGSGCSSPMGSTVSSFTNLSEFSFSSSCFKTFLPEKLQIVKPMEGSLTLHHWQQLAKPHLATILDPHPGVVTKGFRPLPEDSVYHLADLEEDEDQEKLAWEHKRKDEEPQDAKIKEEEEEEEGIIFNVRSSSTPEETRERRCVQSPVNVPPLPASLRNSPAPVVSSGISKSGAPQFELNLGSKAPSTAINPGKYQSSTFSTYTFTTCRILHPSDSTQVTPSSACSPSVSDYTPSSLRTGPSTPVTPCRLSLGDSFPVRRPAAPPGGLAKILLEKGISAQGPAAVPAPKKPLSVRRLPGTPPNSPSHSPCSSPVPFDSRSTALDNFLASRPAELFLQDVYGLKLGRAPRPDLLSPDRSPHGPSTKPACHAVNLVEHLRKLGLDKKVLQGSDAEGAHPQESATFLATGGGSLLDGLRRNQSLPVMVGRRSASVSSPSCPLPPPHPTSLALPTPPWGNINKPRHTRRHASLSQAPPYLHNS; this is translated from the exons TCCTCAGCGCTGAccgggtggagcagatgaccaagACCTACAATGACATTGACGTGGTCACGCACCTCCTGGCTGAA AGGGACCGTGACCTAGAGCTGGCGGCTCGGATCGGTCAGTCTCTCCTACAGAGGAACCACGTGCTGCAGGAGCGAAACGAATCTCTGGAGGAGCAGCTAGCGCAGGCCTTAGACCAG GTTCATCAGCTTCAGCATGAGTTGACGAAGAAGGATGAACTCCTCCGTATGGTGGCGAGCGCCAGCGAGGAGAGTGAGACCGACTCCAGCTGCTCCACACCTCTACGTCACCCCGCGCCCGCCGGGACCGCACTCGCCCTCAGCCAGCTGGACGCCCTCCAGTCGAAACTCCAGGAGCTGGAGGAGGAGAACCTGTCCCTGAGATCAGAG GCCTGTCACCTGAAGAAGGAGACCAGCACTTATGAGGAGAAAGAACAGCAGCTGGTGAACGACTGCGTTAAAGAGCTGC GAGAGTCAAACAGTCAGATGGTGTCTCTGACGGATGAGCTCTCGCAGAAGAACGAGGATTTAATGAGACATCAGGAGGAGATCGCACAACTCCTCTCACAGATCGTCGAGCTCCAGCAGAGAGTCAAAGAG TTGGCACTAGAGAAAGAAGAGCTGAGAATTCACCTTCAGGCCTCAAAGGAAGCCCAGCGGCAGCTCACAGCAGAA ctgAAGGAGTTGTCAGACAGGAATGCCGAGTGTGTGGGAATGTTGCACGAGTCTCAGGAGGAGGTCAAGGAGCTGCGCAGTAAGAGCACGCCGCCTGCAGGCCTGCGCAGACACCCGTCCTTTGGACTCTACCCTATG GATTCTTTGGCAGCTGAGATTGAAGGAAGTATGAGAAGAGAGCTGAGTGTAGAAGAGGAAATTGCCTTCGAGGACCAGAG GTCGACCCACAAGCGTGTGTTCCAGACGGTGCGGTCGATCAATCAGTCGGTGATGAGAGCGGCTGCCGCAGTGCCTCCGATCCCTGGCTCCGCCCACAGCGGCGTGGTCATGACCCCGGTGCCCTATCAGTCACACACCCCCAACGTAGAGGAGCGAGCTGGAGACATGGACACCACCAA AGAGAACTCTCGTCTGGGTCAGCCCGGCTCTCCCGGAGGAAATGACCTCACATCAGCCCTAAACCGCCTCTCCCTGCGGAGGCAGAACTTCCTGTGCGAGCGACAGTTCTTCCAGGCCGAGAGAGAGCGGAAGCTGCAGGAGCTGGTGGCTGCGGAGTCTGAAAAGGGCGGGAGCGGCTGTAGTTCACCAATGGGAAGCACCGTCTCGTCTTTCACCAACCTATCAGAGTTCTCCTTCTCCTCCAGCTGTTTCAAGACATTTCTGCCTGAAAAACTGCAGATTGTTAAACCAATGGAAG GTTCTCTGACTCTTCATCACTGGCAGCAGCTGGCTAAACCCCACCTGGCCACTATTCTAGACCCCCATCCTGGTGTTGTTACCAAAGGCTTCCGCCCTCTCCCTGAGGACAGTGTTTACCATCTGGCTGACCTCGAAGAGGACGAAGACCAGGAGAAACTGGCGTGGGAACACAAGAGAAAAGATGAGGAGCCACAGGATGCGAAGAtaaaagaggaagaagaggaagaggaaggaatCATATTTAACGTGCGCTCGTCATCCACTCCGGAAGAGACGAGAGAGAGGAGGTGTGTCCAAAGCCCAGTTAATGTCCCGCCCCTTCCTGCATCCCTCAGGAATTCCCCTGCTCCTGTGGTTAGTTCAGGAATCTCCAAATCAGGGGCTCCACAGTTCGAGCTGAATCTGGGATCTAAAGCGCCCTCTACAg CTATAAATCCTGGGAAATATCAGAGCTCCACTTTTTCCACATACACCTTCACTACCTGCCGGATCCTGCATCCCAGTGACAGCACACAGGTTACACCCAG CTCTGCCTGCAGTCCTTCTGTGAGTGATTACACCCCGAGTTCTCTCCGGACCGGTCCCAGTACTCCAGTCACACCCTGTAGGTTGAGTCTGGGCGATTCTTTCCCTGTTCGCCGTCCTGCAGCGCCCCCTGGTGGTCTCGCCAAGATCCTGCTGGAGAAAGGCATCTCTGCTCAGGGTCCCGCTGCTGTGCCAGCCCCCAAAAAGCCTCTTTCTGTACGCCGTCTTCCCGGCACTCCTCCGAACTCCCCCTCCCACTCCCCATGCTCCTCTCCTGTGCCCTTCGACTCCCGATCCACCGCTTTGGACAACTTCTTAGCATCCCGTCCTGCCGAGCTCTTCCTGCAAGACGTCTACGGGCTGAAACTCGGCCGTGCCCCACGACCCGATCTCCTGAGCCCCGATCGATCTCCTCATGGGCCATCGACCAAACCTGCCTGCCATGCCGTCAACCTCGTGGAGCATCTTCGCAAACTAGGCTTGGATAAAAAAGTCCTGCAAGGGTCAGACGCCGAAGGCGCCCATCCACAGGAATCTGCCACCTTCCTAGCAACAGGAGGCGGCAGCTTATTGGACGGGCTTCGTCGAAATCAAAGTCTGCCTGTCATGGTTGGCCGGCGTAGTGCATCCGTCTCCAGTCCGTCCTGTCCTCTCCCGCCCCCTCACCCTACTTCCCTGGCCCTTCCTACTCCACCATGGGGGAACATAAACAAACCGCGCCACACACGTAGACATGCCTCCCTTTCCCAGGCCCCGCCCTACCTGCATAATTCATAA
- the trak2 gene encoding trafficking kinesin-binding protein 2 isoform X1 → MFEVKPMSVEKKDTAAGTDEGSKVCDGGVSGRGGDSLYLYEGQDWVISPSCSPEEPSIISPVLAEETFRYMTFLAVGSSYPHNGCNSLSKVLSADRVEQMTKTYNDIDVVTHLLAERDRDLELAARIGQSLLQRNHVLQERNESLEEQLAQALDQVHQLQHELTKKDELLRMVASASEESETDSSCSTPLRHPAPAGTALALSQLDALQSKLQELEEENLSLRSEACHLKKETSTYEEKEQQLVNDCVKELRESNSQMVSLTDELSQKNEDLMRHQEEIAQLLSQIVELQQRVKELALEKEELRIHLQASKEAQRQLTAELKELSDRNAECVGMLHESQEEVKELRSKSTPPAGLRRHPSFGLYPMDSLAAEIEGSMRRELSVEEEIAFEDQRSTHKRVFQTVRSINQSVMRAAAAVPPIPGSAHSGVVMTPVPYQSHTPNVEERAGDMDTTKENSRLGQPGSPGGNDLTSALNRLSLRRQNFLCERQFFQAERERKLQELVAAESEKGGSGCSSPMGSTVSSFTNLSEFSFSSSCFKTFLPEKLQIVKPMEGSLTLHHWQQLAKPHLATILDPHPGVVTKGFRPLPEDSVYHLADLEEDEDQEKLAWEHKRKDEEPQDAKIKEEEEEEEGIIFNVRSSSTPEETRERRCVQSPVNVPPLPASLRNSPAPVVSSGISKSGAPQFELNLGSKAPSTAINPGKYQSSTFSTYTFTTCRILHPSDSTQVTPSSACSPSVSDYTPSSLRTGPSTPVTPCRLSLGDSFPVRRPAAPPGGLAKILLEKGISAQGPAAVPAPKKPLSVRRLPGTPPNSPSHSPCSSPVPFDSRSTALDNFLASRPAELFLQDVYGLKLGRAPRPDLLSPDRSPHGPSTKPACHAVNLVEHLRKLGLDKKVLQGSDAEGAHPQESATFLATGGGSLLDGLRRNQSLPVMVGRRSASVSSPSCPLPPPHPTSLALPTPPWGNINKPRHTRRHASLSQAPPYLHNS, encoded by the exons CATTTCTAGCTGTTGGTTCCTCTTATCCCCATAATGGCTGTAACAGCCTCTCTAAAG TCCTCAGCGCTGAccgggtggagcagatgaccaagACCTACAATGACATTGACGTGGTCACGCACCTCCTGGCTGAA AGGGACCGTGACCTAGAGCTGGCGGCTCGGATCGGTCAGTCTCTCCTACAGAGGAACCACGTGCTGCAGGAGCGAAACGAATCTCTGGAGGAGCAGCTAGCGCAGGCCTTAGACCAG GTTCATCAGCTTCAGCATGAGTTGACGAAGAAGGATGAACTCCTCCGTATGGTGGCGAGCGCCAGCGAGGAGAGTGAGACCGACTCCAGCTGCTCCACACCTCTACGTCACCCCGCGCCCGCCGGGACCGCACTCGCCCTCAGCCAGCTGGACGCCCTCCAGTCGAAACTCCAGGAGCTGGAGGAGGAGAACCTGTCCCTGAGATCAGAG GCCTGTCACCTGAAGAAGGAGACCAGCACTTATGAGGAGAAAGAACAGCAGCTGGTGAACGACTGCGTTAAAGAGCTGC GAGAGTCAAACAGTCAGATGGTGTCTCTGACGGATGAGCTCTCGCAGAAGAACGAGGATTTAATGAGACATCAGGAGGAGATCGCACAACTCCTCTCACAGATCGTCGAGCTCCAGCAGAGAGTCAAAGAG TTGGCACTAGAGAAAGAAGAGCTGAGAATTCACCTTCAGGCCTCAAAGGAAGCCCAGCGGCAGCTCACAGCAGAA ctgAAGGAGTTGTCAGACAGGAATGCCGAGTGTGTGGGAATGTTGCACGAGTCTCAGGAGGAGGTCAAGGAGCTGCGCAGTAAGAGCACGCCGCCTGCAGGCCTGCGCAGACACCCGTCCTTTGGACTCTACCCTATG GATTCTTTGGCAGCTGAGATTGAAGGAAGTATGAGAAGAGAGCTGAGTGTAGAAGAGGAAATTGCCTTCGAGGACCAGAG GTCGACCCACAAGCGTGTGTTCCAGACGGTGCGGTCGATCAATCAGTCGGTGATGAGAGCGGCTGCCGCAGTGCCTCCGATCCCTGGCTCCGCCCACAGCGGCGTGGTCATGACCCCGGTGCCCTATCAGTCACACACCCCCAACGTAGAGGAGCGAGCTGGAGACATGGACACCACCAA AGAGAACTCTCGTCTGGGTCAGCCCGGCTCTCCCGGAGGAAATGACCTCACATCAGCCCTAAACCGCCTCTCCCTGCGGAGGCAGAACTTCCTGTGCGAGCGACAGTTCTTCCAGGCCGAGAGAGAGCGGAAGCTGCAGGAGCTGGTGGCTGCGGAGTCTGAAAAGGGCGGGAGCGGCTGTAGTTCACCAATGGGAAGCACCGTCTCGTCTTTCACCAACCTATCAGAGTTCTCCTTCTCCTCCAGCTGTTTCAAGACATTTCTGCCTGAAAAACTGCAGATTGTTAAACCAATGGAAG GTTCTCTGACTCTTCATCACTGGCAGCAGCTGGCTAAACCCCACCTGGCCACTATTCTAGACCCCCATCCTGGTGTTGTTACCAAAGGCTTCCGCCCTCTCCCTGAGGACAGTGTTTACCATCTGGCTGACCTCGAAGAGGACGAAGACCAGGAGAAACTGGCGTGGGAACACAAGAGAAAAGATGAGGAGCCACAGGATGCGAAGAtaaaagaggaagaagaggaagaggaaggaatCATATTTAACGTGCGCTCGTCATCCACTCCGGAAGAGACGAGAGAGAGGAGGTGTGTCCAAAGCCCAGTTAATGTCCCGCCCCTTCCTGCATCCCTCAGGAATTCCCCTGCTCCTGTGGTTAGTTCAGGAATCTCCAAATCAGGGGCTCCACAGTTCGAGCTGAATCTGGGATCTAAAGCGCCCTCTACAg CTATAAATCCTGGGAAATATCAGAGCTCCACTTTTTCCACATACACCTTCACTACCTGCCGGATCCTGCATCCCAGTGACAGCACACAGGTTACACCCAG CTCTGCCTGCAGTCCTTCTGTGAGTGATTACACCCCGAGTTCTCTCCGGACCGGTCCCAGTACTCCAGTCACACCCTGTAGGTTGAGTCTGGGCGATTCTTTCCCTGTTCGCCGTCCTGCAGCGCCCCCTGGTGGTCTCGCCAAGATCCTGCTGGAGAAAGGCATCTCTGCTCAGGGTCCCGCTGCTGTGCCAGCCCCCAAAAAGCCTCTTTCTGTACGCCGTCTTCCCGGCACTCCTCCGAACTCCCCCTCCCACTCCCCATGCTCCTCTCCTGTGCCCTTCGACTCCCGATCCACCGCTTTGGACAACTTCTTAGCATCCCGTCCTGCCGAGCTCTTCCTGCAAGACGTCTACGGGCTGAAACTCGGCCGTGCCCCACGACCCGATCTCCTGAGCCCCGATCGATCTCCTCATGGGCCATCGACCAAACCTGCCTGCCATGCCGTCAACCTCGTGGAGCATCTTCGCAAACTAGGCTTGGATAAAAAAGTCCTGCAAGGGTCAGACGCCGAAGGCGCCCATCCACAGGAATCTGCCACCTTCCTAGCAACAGGAGGCGGCAGCTTATTGGACGGGCTTCGTCGAAATCAAAGTCTGCCTGTCATGGTTGGCCGGCGTAGTGCATCCGTCTCCAGTCCGTCCTGTCCTCTCCCGCCCCCTCACCCTACTTCCCTGGCCCTTCCTACTCCACCATGGGGGAACATAAACAAACCGCGCCACACACGTAGACATGCCTCCCTTTCCCAGGCCCCGCCCTACCTGCATAATTCATAA
- the trak2 gene encoding trafficking kinesin-binding protein 2 isoform X3, with amino-acid sequence MLPLSEELPAHHLASVLSADRVEQMTKTYNDIDVVTHLLAERDRDLELAARIGQSLLQRNHVLQERNESLEEQLAQALDQVHQLQHELTKKDELLRMVASASEESETDSSCSTPLRHPAPAGTALALSQLDALQSKLQELEEENLSLRSEACHLKKETSTYEEKEQQLVNDCVKELRESNSQMVSLTDELSQKNEDLMRHQEEIAQLLSQIVELQQRVKELALEKEELRIHLQASKEAQRQLTAELKELSDRNAECVGMLHESQEEVKELRSKSTPPAGLRRHPSFGLYPMDSLAAEIEGSMRRELSVEEEIAFEDQRSTHKRVFQTVRSINQSVMRAAAAVPPIPGSAHSGVVMTPVPYQSHTPNVEERAGDMDTTKENSRLGQPGSPGGNDLTSALNRLSLRRQNFLCERQFFQAERERKLQELVAAESEKGGSGCSSPMGSTVSSFTNLSEFSFSSSCFKTFLPEKLQIVKPMEGSLTLHHWQQLAKPHLATILDPHPGVVTKGFRPLPEDSVYHLADLEEDEDQEKLAWEHKRKDEEPQDAKIKEEEEEEEGIIFNVRSSSTPEETRERRCVQSPVNVPPLPASLRNSPAPVVSSGISKSGAPQFELNLGSKAPSTAINPGKYQSSTFSTYTFTTCRILHPSDSTQVTPSSACSPSVSDYTPSSLRTGPSTPVTPCRLSLGDSFPVRRPAAPPGGLAKILLEKGISAQGPAAVPAPKKPLSVRRLPGTPPNSPSHSPCSSPVPFDSRSTALDNFLASRPAELFLQDVYGLKLGRAPRPDLLSPDRSPHGPSTKPACHAVNLVEHLRKLGLDKKVLQGSDAEGAHPQESATFLATGGGSLLDGLRRNQSLPVMVGRRSASVSSPSCPLPPPHPTSLALPTPPWGNINKPRHTRRHASLSQAPPYLHNS; translated from the exons ATGCTTCCGTTGAGTGAAGAGCTCCCAGCACACCATCTCGCCTCCG TCCTCAGCGCTGAccgggtggagcagatgaccaagACCTACAATGACATTGACGTGGTCACGCACCTCCTGGCTGAA AGGGACCGTGACCTAGAGCTGGCGGCTCGGATCGGTCAGTCTCTCCTACAGAGGAACCACGTGCTGCAGGAGCGAAACGAATCTCTGGAGGAGCAGCTAGCGCAGGCCTTAGACCAG GTTCATCAGCTTCAGCATGAGTTGACGAAGAAGGATGAACTCCTCCGTATGGTGGCGAGCGCCAGCGAGGAGAGTGAGACCGACTCCAGCTGCTCCACACCTCTACGTCACCCCGCGCCCGCCGGGACCGCACTCGCCCTCAGCCAGCTGGACGCCCTCCAGTCGAAACTCCAGGAGCTGGAGGAGGAGAACCTGTCCCTGAGATCAGAG GCCTGTCACCTGAAGAAGGAGACCAGCACTTATGAGGAGAAAGAACAGCAGCTGGTGAACGACTGCGTTAAAGAGCTGC GAGAGTCAAACAGTCAGATGGTGTCTCTGACGGATGAGCTCTCGCAGAAGAACGAGGATTTAATGAGACATCAGGAGGAGATCGCACAACTCCTCTCACAGATCGTCGAGCTCCAGCAGAGAGTCAAAGAG TTGGCACTAGAGAAAGAAGAGCTGAGAATTCACCTTCAGGCCTCAAAGGAAGCCCAGCGGCAGCTCACAGCAGAA ctgAAGGAGTTGTCAGACAGGAATGCCGAGTGTGTGGGAATGTTGCACGAGTCTCAGGAGGAGGTCAAGGAGCTGCGCAGTAAGAGCACGCCGCCTGCAGGCCTGCGCAGACACCCGTCCTTTGGACTCTACCCTATG GATTCTTTGGCAGCTGAGATTGAAGGAAGTATGAGAAGAGAGCTGAGTGTAGAAGAGGAAATTGCCTTCGAGGACCAGAG GTCGACCCACAAGCGTGTGTTCCAGACGGTGCGGTCGATCAATCAGTCGGTGATGAGAGCGGCTGCCGCAGTGCCTCCGATCCCTGGCTCCGCCCACAGCGGCGTGGTCATGACCCCGGTGCCCTATCAGTCACACACCCCCAACGTAGAGGAGCGAGCTGGAGACATGGACACCACCAA AGAGAACTCTCGTCTGGGTCAGCCCGGCTCTCCCGGAGGAAATGACCTCACATCAGCCCTAAACCGCCTCTCCCTGCGGAGGCAGAACTTCCTGTGCGAGCGACAGTTCTTCCAGGCCGAGAGAGAGCGGAAGCTGCAGGAGCTGGTGGCTGCGGAGTCTGAAAAGGGCGGGAGCGGCTGTAGTTCACCAATGGGAAGCACCGTCTCGTCTTTCACCAACCTATCAGAGTTCTCCTTCTCCTCCAGCTGTTTCAAGACATTTCTGCCTGAAAAACTGCAGATTGTTAAACCAATGGAAG GTTCTCTGACTCTTCATCACTGGCAGCAGCTGGCTAAACCCCACCTGGCCACTATTCTAGACCCCCATCCTGGTGTTGTTACCAAAGGCTTCCGCCCTCTCCCTGAGGACAGTGTTTACCATCTGGCTGACCTCGAAGAGGACGAAGACCAGGAGAAACTGGCGTGGGAACACAAGAGAAAAGATGAGGAGCCACAGGATGCGAAGAtaaaagaggaagaagaggaagaggaaggaatCATATTTAACGTGCGCTCGTCATCCACTCCGGAAGAGACGAGAGAGAGGAGGTGTGTCCAAAGCCCAGTTAATGTCCCGCCCCTTCCTGCATCCCTCAGGAATTCCCCTGCTCCTGTGGTTAGTTCAGGAATCTCCAAATCAGGGGCTCCACAGTTCGAGCTGAATCTGGGATCTAAAGCGCCCTCTACAg CTATAAATCCTGGGAAATATCAGAGCTCCACTTTTTCCACATACACCTTCACTACCTGCCGGATCCTGCATCCCAGTGACAGCACACAGGTTACACCCAG CTCTGCCTGCAGTCCTTCTGTGAGTGATTACACCCCGAGTTCTCTCCGGACCGGTCCCAGTACTCCAGTCACACCCTGTAGGTTGAGTCTGGGCGATTCTTTCCCTGTTCGCCGTCCTGCAGCGCCCCCTGGTGGTCTCGCCAAGATCCTGCTGGAGAAAGGCATCTCTGCTCAGGGTCCCGCTGCTGTGCCAGCCCCCAAAAAGCCTCTTTCTGTACGCCGTCTTCCCGGCACTCCTCCGAACTCCCCCTCCCACTCCCCATGCTCCTCTCCTGTGCCCTTCGACTCCCGATCCACCGCTTTGGACAACTTCTTAGCATCCCGTCCTGCCGAGCTCTTCCTGCAAGACGTCTACGGGCTGAAACTCGGCCGTGCCCCACGACCCGATCTCCTGAGCCCCGATCGATCTCCTCATGGGCCATCGACCAAACCTGCCTGCCATGCCGTCAACCTCGTGGAGCATCTTCGCAAACTAGGCTTGGATAAAAAAGTCCTGCAAGGGTCAGACGCCGAAGGCGCCCATCCACAGGAATCTGCCACCTTCCTAGCAACAGGAGGCGGCAGCTTATTGGACGGGCTTCGTCGAAATCAAAGTCTGCCTGTCATGGTTGGCCGGCGTAGTGCATCCGTCTCCAGTCCGTCCTGTCCTCTCCCGCCCCCTCACCCTACTTCCCTGGCCCTTCCTACTCCACCATGGGGGAACATAAACAAACCGCGCCACACACGTAGACATGCCTCCCTTTCCCAGGCCCCGCCCTACCTGCATAATTCATAA